The following proteins are encoded in a genomic region of Sphingopyxis sp. YF1:
- a CDS encoding S9 family peptidase: protein MRNYLLPSAIALAAALSTPALARPMTEVDLATLKRVAAPTASPDGRWVVFQMTETAAETYKRSTGLWLVDRNAKDAKPVAIADTAGKNETSPSFHPDGSLFFLSDASGASQVWRIDPRAAGTPAAQVTDTKADVEGFKISPDGKRLLAWGDIAKECTDFGCEAKDKGALVGPGTGRLYKDGAGFVRHWDHWETPGTYSRPFVFDLEGGKATAARPVDAGLVGDSPSKPFGGGEELAWGADSRTVFFTLRKADRNEPLSTNLDIYSWLVDSRMMPQNLTADNQATDTLPTPSPDGKWLAYAAMARPGYEADRQVLMLRDLSTGDTRKLTDAWDRSVGSIAWAPDGKSLYVTAQDVLDHPVFRVDAASGEVEKLKASTDAFDGNVGDVTPLAGGSLLYSRNSALAPTDLYVRDAKGKVSQLTKVNAAQLAEFDPVEFDRMQFAGANGDKVWGIILKPVNPAQKIPVAFVVHGGPQGSFGNSWSTRWNPRLIAQQGYGVVSIDFHGSTGYGQAFTDSINKDWGGKPLEDLKLGLAAAGKQDMQLDISNACALGASYGGYMMNWIAGQWTDGFKCLVQHDGVFDLRAMAFETEELWFDEWDHGGPWWERTDPEKWNPVNHVAKWKTPMLVITGEKDFRIPYSQGLAAFTALQRRGVESQLLVFPDENHWVLKGANSVQWHRTVFDWMGKHLKK from the coding sequence ATGCGAAACTATCTGCTCCCGAGCGCGATCGCGCTTGCCGCCGCCCTTTCCACCCCCGCGCTGGCCCGGCCGATGACCGAGGTCGATCTCGCAACGCTCAAGCGCGTCGCTGCGCCAACCGCCTCGCCCGACGGACGCTGGGTCGTGTTCCAGATGACCGAGACGGCGGCCGAAACCTACAAGCGCTCGACCGGCCTGTGGCTCGTCGACCGCAATGCCAAGGACGCCAAACCCGTCGCGATCGCCGACACCGCGGGCAAGAACGAGACCAGCCCGTCGTTCCACCCCGACGGCTCGCTCTTCTTCCTGTCCGACGCCTCGGGCGCCAGCCAGGTCTGGCGCATCGATCCCCGGGCAGCGGGCACCCCCGCCGCCCAGGTCACCGACACCAAGGCGGACGTCGAAGGTTTCAAGATCTCGCCCGACGGCAAGCGCCTGCTCGCATGGGGCGACATCGCGAAAGAATGCACCGACTTCGGCTGCGAGGCGAAGGACAAGGGCGCGCTGGTCGGTCCCGGCACCGGCCGCCTCTACAAGGATGGCGCGGGCTTCGTGCGCCACTGGGACCATTGGGAAACCCCCGGCACTTACAGCCGCCCCTTCGTCTTCGACCTCGAAGGCGGCAAGGCGACCGCCGCACGCCCGGTCGACGCCGGTCTCGTGGGCGACAGCCCGTCGAAGCCGTTCGGGGGCGGTGAGGAACTTGCATGGGGTGCCGACAGCCGCACGGTGTTCTTTACGCTGCGCAAGGCCGATCGCAACGAACCGCTGTCGACCAATCTCGATATCTACAGCTGGCTGGTCGACAGCCGGATGATGCCGCAGAATCTGACCGCGGACAATCAGGCGACCGACACCCTCCCCACCCCCTCGCCCGACGGCAAATGGCTCGCCTATGCAGCGATGGCGCGGCCGGGATACGAGGCCGACCGCCAAGTGCTGATGCTGCGCGACCTGTCGACCGGCGACACGCGCAAGCTGACCGACGCGTGGGACCGCTCGGTCGGCTCGATCGCCTGGGCGCCCGACGGCAAGTCGCTCTATGTCACCGCGCAGGACGTGCTCGACCACCCGGTCTTCCGCGTCGATGCGGCGAGCGGCGAGGTCGAGAAACTGAAGGCGTCGACCGACGCCTTCGACGGCAATGTCGGCGACGTCACCCCGCTCGCCGGCGGCAGCCTGCTCTATTCGCGCAACAGCGCGCTCGCGCCGACCGACCTCTATGTCCGCGACGCCAAGGGCAAGGTTTCGCAGCTCACCAAGGTCAATGCAGCGCAGCTCGCCGAATTCGATCCGGTCGAATTCGATCGCATGCAATTCGCGGGTGCGAACGGCGACAAGGTTTGGGGCATCATCCTGAAGCCGGTGAACCCGGCACAGAAAATCCCGGTAGCCTTTGTCGTTCATGGCGGGCCGCAGGGCAGCTTCGGCAACAGCTGGTCGACGCGCTGGAACCCGCGCCTGATCGCGCAGCAGGGCTATGGCGTCGTCTCGATCGATTTCCACGGCTCGACGGGATACGGGCAAGCCTTCACCGACAGCATCAACAAGGATTGGGGCGGCAAGCCGCTCGAAGACCTCAAGCTCGGCCTCGCCGCGGCGGGCAAGCAGGACATGCAACTCGACATCAGCAACGCCTGCGCGCTCGGCGCCTCCTACGGCGGCTATATGATGAACTGGATCGCCGGCCAGTGGACCGACGGTTTCAAATGCCTCGTCCAGCACGACGGCGTCTTCGACCTGCGCGCGATGGCGTTCGAGACCGAGGAATTGTGGTTCGACGAATGGGATCATGGCGGTCCGTGGTGGGAGCGCACCGATCCCGAAAAGTGGAACCCGGTCAATCATGTCGCCAAGTGGAAGACGCCGATGCTGGTGATCACCGGCGAAAAGGATTTCCGCATCCCCTACAGCCAGGGCCTCGCCGCCTTCACCGCACTCCAGCGCCGCGGCGTCGAGAGCCAGTTGCTCGTCTTCCCGGACGAAAACCACTGGGTGCTGAAGGGCGCGAACAGCGTCCAGTGGCACCGCACCGTGTTTGACTGGATGGGCAAGCATCTGAAGAAATAG
- a CDS encoding HPP family protein, protein MPKSGPSRFFSPLLAGASFRDRMIASIGALVGIGLAGLTCAAMVPVSMPWIIAPIGASAVLLFAVPSSPLAQPWSIAGGNAASALIGVCVAQAVGSPALAAALAVSAAILVMSLLRCLHPPGGAVALSAVLGWPDIAGHASEFLVPVLLNSLVLIGIGAVFHRFSGHSYPHRARPVEGKPPTDEPAGLLVEDIDSALADLGETFDIGREDLVLLLARAEVHAAARAERR, encoded by the coding sequence GTGCCGAAGTCTGGTCCGAGTCGATTTTTCTCTCCGCTGCTGGCGGGCGCGAGCTTTCGCGACCGGATGATCGCGAGCATCGGGGCGCTCGTCGGCATCGGCCTTGCGGGGTTGACCTGTGCCGCGATGGTCCCCGTTTCGATGCCGTGGATCATCGCGCCGATCGGGGCGTCGGCGGTCCTCCTGTTCGCGGTCCCGTCGAGTCCGCTCGCCCAGCCATGGTCGATCGCGGGCGGTAACGCCGCGTCGGCGCTGATCGGGGTGTGCGTCGCGCAGGCGGTGGGTTCGCCGGCGCTCGCAGCCGCGCTCGCGGTTTCGGCCGCGATACTGGTCATGTCGCTGCTGCGCTGCCTGCACCCGCCGGGCGGAGCGGTGGCGCTCAGCGCGGTGCTCGGCTGGCCCGACATCGCGGGGCATGCGAGCGAGTTCCTGGTCCCGGTCCTGCTGAACTCGCTCGTCCTCATCGGGATCGGGGCGGTGTTCCACCGCTTTTCGGGGCACAGCTACCCGCATCGCGCGCGACCGGTCGAGGGCAAGCCGCCGACCGACGAGCCGGCGGGGTTGCTGGTCGAAGATATCGACAGCGCGCTCGCCGATCTCGGCGAGACGTTCGACATCGGCCGCGAGGACCTGGTGCTGTTGCTGGCGCGCGCGGAGGTGCATGCGGCGGCGCGGGCGGAGCGGCGCTAG
- a CDS encoding amidohydrolase family protein, with amino-acid sequence MQHLRHRHLIAALAAALVAAASASAETLYVEAGRLIDGVTDEVRTGHCITIVAERITAVAPCGATPAGATRLDWSGFTVLPGLIDLHTHLADLGQSADLAAPMKASPAETALVGARNARVTLNAGFASVRDVGTYRGLTDVALRNAIERGDVPGPRMWVAGAYLTIPGGGGELNGVVPNDQLPPDMRLGVAATPEEAAAKTTYLLDHGADFIKTIATGAVLAIGTEPGAPELTVEQLRAIVEVAHARGKRVTAHAHGAVGIRNAITAGVDSIEHASLADEATLQLARKHGTWLAMDIYNGTYIDDIGTKEGWPEEYLRKNRETTDAQRAAFRRAVELGVNIGFATDAGVYPHGLNARQFSYMVRYGMTPMQAIRSATGRAAEEMGRSDIGAIVPGRYADMVAVRADPLADIAALERIDHVMKGGTLVR; translated from the coding sequence GTGCAACACCTTCGACACCGCCATCTGATCGCCGCCCTCGCCGCGGCTCTGGTCGCGGCAGCGTCGGCTTCGGCCGAAACGCTCTATGTCGAGGCCGGACGGCTGATCGACGGCGTGACCGACGAGGTTCGCACCGGGCATTGCATCACGATCGTGGCCGAGCGGATCACAGCGGTGGCGCCGTGCGGCGCGACCCCGGCGGGTGCGACGCGGCTCGACTGGTCGGGCTTCACCGTGCTGCCCGGGCTGATCGATCTCCACACCCATCTCGCCGACCTCGGCCAGAGCGCCGACCTCGCCGCGCCGATGAAGGCCTCGCCCGCCGAGACCGCGCTCGTCGGCGCACGCAACGCGCGGGTTACGCTGAATGCGGGCTTCGCCAGCGTGCGCGATGTCGGCACCTATCGCGGGCTCACCGACGTCGCGCTGCGCAACGCGATCGAGCGCGGCGATGTGCCAGGTCCGCGGATGTGGGTCGCGGGGGCCTATCTGACCATCCCCGGCGGCGGCGGCGAACTCAACGGTGTCGTCCCGAACGACCAGCTCCCCCCCGACATGCGGCTCGGCGTGGCGGCGACGCCTGAGGAAGCCGCGGCGAAGACCACTTACCTGCTCGATCATGGCGCCGACTTCATCAAGACGATCGCAACCGGCGCGGTGCTGGCGATCGGGACCGAACCGGGAGCGCCCGAACTCACCGTCGAACAGCTCCGGGCGATCGTCGAGGTCGCCCATGCACGCGGCAAGAGGGTTACCGCGCACGCGCACGGCGCGGTCGGCATCCGCAATGCGATCACCGCCGGGGTCGACAGCATCGAGCATGCCAGCCTCGCCGACGAAGCGACGCTGCAGCTCGCCAGGAAGCACGGCACCTGGCTCGCGATGGACATCTACAACGGCACCTACATCGACGATATCGGCACGAAGGAAGGCTGGCCCGAGGAATATCTGCGCAAGAACCGCGAGACGACCGACGCGCAGCGCGCCGCGTTCCGCCGCGCGGTCGAACTGGGCGTGAACATCGGCTTTGCGACCGACGCGGGCGTGTATCCGCACGGGCTCAACGCCCGGCAATTCTCCTATATGGTGCGCTATGGCATGACCCCGATGCAGGCGATCCGCTCGGCGACCGGCCGCGCCGCGGAGGAAATGGGGCGCAGCGACATCGGCGCCATCGTTCCGGGCCGCTACGCCGACATGGTCGCGGTCCGCGCCGATCCGCTCGCCGACATCGCGGCGCTCGAACGGATCGACCATGTGATGAAGGGCGGGACGCTGGTCCGATGA
- a CDS encoding neutral zinc metallopeptidase — MRLDDYDPGDDIRDLGRGGGGFGGGGGGGMGGLLVGLLPMLLGRKMGCGTILILGAVAFFLLGPGANMLSTGGGTADPAAGSRGGANVACDTQAERFACNVFGSTHQVWESTIRGYQRPTLNFFTDQNRSGCGAAQAAMGPFYCPADQGVYLDTAFFDELAQRFGAAGDAAQAYVVAHEVGHHIQTITGTSEQVRRAQGRASQAEGNALQVRMELQADCYAGVWANRARTRDGQPVMEPGDMEEAMRAANAIGDDTLMRSAGQRPVPESFTHGTSEQRMTWLRRGLQTGDPAQCNTFDTAI, encoded by the coding sequence ATGCGCCTCGACGACTATGATCCCGGCGACGACATCCGTGACCTCGGCCGCGGCGGCGGGGGATTCGGCGGCGGCGGGGGCGGCGGCATGGGCGGACTGCTCGTCGGGCTGCTGCCGATGCTGCTCGGGCGCAAGATGGGCTGCGGGACGATCCTGATCCTTGGCGCGGTCGCCTTTTTCCTGCTCGGCCCCGGCGCCAACATGCTCAGCACCGGCGGCGGCACCGCCGATCCGGCGGCGGGCAGCCGCGGCGGCGCCAATGTCGCGTGCGACACGCAGGCCGAACGCTTCGCGTGCAACGTCTTCGGATCGACGCATCAGGTCTGGGAAAGCACGATCCGCGGCTATCAGCGCCCGACGCTCAATTTCTTCACCGACCAGAACCGCTCGGGCTGCGGCGCGGCGCAGGCGGCCATGGGCCCCTTCTATTGCCCCGCCGACCAGGGCGTCTATCTCGACACCGCCTTCTTCGACGAACTGGCGCAGCGCTTCGGCGCCGCGGGCGACGCGGCGCAGGCCTATGTCGTCGCGCACGAGGTCGGGCACCATATCCAGACGATCACCGGCACCTCCGAACAGGTGCGCCGCGCGCAAGGCCGGGCGTCGCAGGCCGAGGGCAACGCGCTGCAGGTGCGCATGGAGTTGCAGGCCGACTGCTACGCCGGGGTCTGGGCCAACCGCGCACGCACGCGCGACGGCCAGCCGGTGATGGAACCGGGCGACATGGAGGAAGCGATGCGCGCCGCGAACGCGATCGGCGACGATACGCTGATGCGCTCGGCGGGGCAGCGCCCCGTCCCAGAAAGCTTCACGCACGGCACCAGCGAACAGCGCATGACCTGGCTCCGCCGCGGGCTGCAGACCGGGGACCCCGCCCAGTGCAACACCTTCGACACCGCCATCTGA
- a CDS encoding patatin-like phospholipase family protein → MPRRAASAALPLPDLVVLVLQGGGALGAYQAGVYEALIELGIELDWVAGISIGAVNAAIIAGNSRDEAVGRLRAFWDGVSSALPSFPLPDNDLAREWSHLAAAGQVMAFGVPGFFAPRWPPPALAERQTPGAVSFYDTAPLVETLNRLIDWDRLNDGKVRLSVGAVAVETGNFRYFDTAVERIDARHILASGALPPGLPPVEIDGDWYWDGGLVSNTPLEHVVESASADMLVFQVDLFPARGERPHDLEEAWSREKDIRFSSRTRRISDGLVRRRKEHRAIDRMLAKLPPDVMALPEVRMVRKMIDCKALNVVQLVHNPLKWQTGARDFEFSRAGVEANWAQGRAAVEAAMNDGHLLAESIAEGRSNSFAVQAGGLTPKQDPEK, encoded by the coding sequence ATGCCGCGCCGCGCCGCCTCCGCCGCCTTGCCGCTGCCCGATCTGGTCGTGCTGGTGTTGCAGGGCGGCGGCGCGCTCGGTGCCTATCAGGCGGGGGTCTATGAAGCGCTGATCGAACTCGGGATCGAACTCGACTGGGTCGCGGGGATCTCGATCGGTGCGGTCAACGCCGCGATCATCGCGGGAAATTCGCGCGACGAGGCCGTCGGCCGGTTGCGCGCCTTCTGGGACGGGGTTTCTTCGGCGCTGCCGTCGTTTCCGCTTCCCGACAATGATCTCGCTCGCGAATGGAGCCACCTCGCGGCGGCGGGGCAGGTGATGGCGTTCGGCGTGCCGGGTTTTTTCGCGCCGCGCTGGCCGCCCCCGGCGCTCGCCGAGCGGCAGACGCCGGGGGCGGTGAGCTTCTACGACACCGCGCCGCTGGTCGAGACGCTGAACCGGCTGATCGACTGGGACCGGCTCAACGACGGCAAGGTGCGGCTCTCGGTCGGCGCGGTGGCGGTCGAGACGGGCAATTTCCGCTATTTCGACACCGCCGTCGAACGCATCGATGCGCGGCACATCCTTGCGTCGGGAGCGCTGCCGCCCGGATTGCCGCCGGTCGAGATCGACGGCGACTGGTATTGGGACGGCGGGCTCGTCTCGAACACCCCGCTCGAGCATGTCGTTGAGAGTGCGAGCGCGGATATGCTGGTGTTCCAGGTCGACCTGTTCCCGGCGCGCGGCGAGCGGCCGCACGATCTGGAGGAGGCCTGGTCGCGCGAGAAGGACATCCGTTTTTCGAGCCGGACGCGGCGGATTTCGGACGGGCTGGTGCGGCGGCGGAAGGAGCATCGGGCGATCGACCGCATGTTGGCGAAGTTGCCGCCCGACGTGATGGCGCTGCCCGAGGTTCGGATGGTCCGGAAGATGATCGATTGCAAGGCGCTCAACGTGGTGCAGTTGGTGCACAATCCCTTGAAATGGCAGACGGGTGCGCGCGATTTCGAATTCTCGCGAGCCGGCGTCGAGGCCAATTGGGCGCAGGGACGCGCGGCGGTCGAGGCGGCGATGAACGACGGGCATCTGCTTGCGGAAAGCATCGCCGAGGGGCGCTCGAACAGCTTCGCGGTGCAGGCAGGCGGGCTGACGCCGAAACAAGACCCTGAAAAATGA
- a CDS encoding 3-hydroxybutyrate dehydrogenase, which produces MHLKGKTALVTGSTSGIGLGIAKAYAAAGANIIINGFGDADAIETERAALAAQSGGKAAYDGADLTKPEAIEEMFKRADADFGGVDILVNNAGMQFVSPIESFPVEKWDMIIALNLTAAFHTIRHAVPGMRGKGWGRIIGTASAHSLVASPFKSAYVTAKHGLAGLTKTVALEVADAGITVNCISPGYVWTPLVENQIPDTMKARGMTREQVINDVLLAGQPTKQFVTIEQVAALAAFLTRDEAANITGANLSVDGGWTAA; this is translated from the coding sequence ATGCACCTGAAAGGCAAAACCGCCCTCGTCACCGGATCGACGTCGGGCATCGGGCTCGGGATCGCCAAGGCCTATGCGGCGGCGGGCGCCAACATCATCATCAACGGTTTCGGCGATGCCGACGCAATCGAGACCGAGCGCGCGGCGCTGGCGGCGCAGAGCGGCGGCAAGGCGGCGTATGACGGCGCCGACCTGACCAAGCCCGAAGCCATCGAGGAAATGTTCAAGCGCGCCGATGCCGATTTCGGCGGGGTCGACATCCTCGTCAACAATGCCGGCATGCAGTTCGTGTCGCCGATCGAGAGTTTTCCGGTCGAGAAATGGGACATGATCATCGCGCTCAACCTGACCGCGGCGTTCCACACGATCCGCCACGCGGTGCCGGGGATGCGGGGGAAGGGCTGGGGCCGGATCATCGGCACCGCGTCGGCGCACTCGCTCGTCGCTTCGCCGTTCAAATCGGCCTATGTCACCGCGAAGCACGGTCTCGCCGGGCTGACCAAGACGGTCGCGCTCGAAGTCGCCGATGCGGGCATCACGGTGAACTGCATCAGCCCCGGCTATGTCTGGACGCCGCTGGTCGAGAACCAGATTCCCGACACGATGAAGGCGCGCGGCATGACGCGCGAACAGGTGATCAACGACGTGCTGCTCGCCGGGCAGCCGACCAAGCAGTTCGTGACGATCGAGCAGGTCGCTGCGCTCGCGGCATTCCTGACGCGCGACGAGGCCGCGAACATCACCGGCGCGAATCTGAGCGTCGACGGCGGCTGGACCGCGGCGTAG
- a CDS encoding DUF4893 domain-containing protein: protein MTAPVLTGCQTVPSVPPSAADAPSTEGTWRATATEQDRGRIRNWYRSWEAALADARAKGHGAQVDREGILLHPTAALPNPHLPAGQYRCRTIKVGSQGGGTLGYVAYGWFRCRVAAEQGLFSLTKLTGSQRPVGLIFPDNLTRQVFLGTLELGDETMAVSYGSDRMRDMAGLVERIGDNRWRLVLPAPAYESLLDVIELVPEGR from the coding sequence TTGACCGCGCCCGTGTTGACGGGGTGCCAGACGGTACCGTCGGTGCCGCCGTCGGCGGCCGATGCGCCGTCGACCGAGGGGACGTGGCGCGCGACCGCGACCGAACAGGATCGCGGGCGTATCCGCAATTGGTATCGCAGCTGGGAGGCCGCGCTGGCCGACGCGCGCGCCAAGGGCCATGGCGCGCAGGTCGATCGCGAGGGCATTTTGCTCCACCCGACCGCGGCGCTGCCCAATCCGCACCTGCCCGCGGGGCAATATCGCTGCCGCACGATCAAGGTCGGGTCGCAGGGCGGCGGGACGCTGGGCTATGTCGCCTATGGCTGGTTCCGCTGCCGCGTGGCGGCCGAGCAGGGGCTGTTCAGCCTGACCAAGCTGACCGGATCGCAGCGGCCGGTCGGACTGATCTTTCCCGACAATCTGACGCGGCAGGTCTTTCTCGGGACGCTCGAACTCGGCGACGAGACGATGGCGGTCAGCTATGGCAGCGACCGGATGCGCGACATGGCGGGGCTGGTCGAGCGGATCGGCGACAATCGCTGGCGGCTGGTGCTGCCCGCGCCGGCGTATGAAAGTCTGCTCGACGTCATCGAGTTGGTGCCGGAGGGCCGATAG
- a CDS encoding amidohydrolase codes for MRTLLAGAAALALSALAASPAAAQATDSAIGTEIKQDMPSLMAIYRDLHANPELSFMEVRSAGILAAEARKLGFKVTEKVGGTGVVAVMENGPGPVVLVRADMDGLPVIEQTGLPGASKVRVTTKEGVETGVMHACGHDTHMTAWIGVARRMAANKGKWSGTLVMIGQPAEERGAGARMMLEDGLYTRFPKPQYALAFHDAAQFPAGQIGYTAGYALANVDSVDVLVKGVGGHGAYPQTTKDPIVLASRIVGALQTLVSREISPLDSAVVTVGSFHAGAKHNIISDEARLQLTVRSYTDEVRGHLLDGIARIAKGEAIAAGMPEDRMPVVSVQKDEYTPATYNTPEFTEEMAGFLKTQFGEARLTAMQPVMGGEDFGRFSREPNKDVKSLIIWVGGVPHAEYDAAKKEGRTLPSLHSPFWAPEADTVISTATEALTGMAMKLMPKG; via the coding sequence ATGCGGACTTTACTGGCGGGCGCGGCAGCCCTTGCTCTCTCGGCTCTTGCGGCATCGCCTGCGGCGGCGCAGGCGACCGACAGCGCGATCGGGACGGAGATCAAGCAGGACATGCCGTCGCTGATGGCGATCTATCGCGACCTGCACGCCAACCCCGAACTGAGCTTCATGGAAGTGCGTTCGGCAGGCATATTGGCGGCCGAGGCGCGCAAGCTGGGTTTCAAGGTCACCGAAAAGGTCGGCGGTACCGGTGTCGTCGCGGTGATGGAAAACGGCCCCGGCCCGGTGGTGCTGGTGCGCGCCGACATGGACGGGCTGCCGGTGATCGAGCAGACCGGGCTGCCCGGCGCGTCGAAGGTACGCGTGACGACCAAGGAGGGTGTCGAAACGGGCGTGATGCACGCGTGCGGTCACGACACACACATGACCGCGTGGATCGGTGTCGCGCGGCGTATGGCGGCGAACAAGGGCAAATGGTCGGGAACGCTGGTGATGATCGGCCAGCCCGCCGAGGAGCGCGGCGCAGGCGCGCGGATGATGCTGGAGGACGGGCTCTATACGCGCTTTCCCAAGCCGCAATATGCGCTCGCTTTCCATGACGCCGCGCAGTTCCCGGCGGGGCAGATCGGCTACACCGCGGGTTATGCGCTCGCCAATGTCGACAGCGTCGATGTCCTCGTGAAGGGGGTCGGTGGGCACGGCGCCTATCCGCAGACGACCAAGGACCCGATCGTGCTGGCGAGCCGCATCGTCGGCGCGCTGCAGACGCTGGTGTCGCGCGAGATCAGCCCGCTCGACAGCGCGGTGGTGACCGTCGGCAGCTTCCACGCGGGCGCGAAGCACAACATTATTTCGGACGAGGCGCGGCTGCAACTGACGGTGCGGAGCTACACCGACGAGGTGCGGGGCCATCTGCTGGACGGCATTGCGCGCATCGCGAAGGGCGAGGCGATCGCGGCGGGCATGCCCGAGGACCGGATGCCGGTGGTGAGCGTGCAGAAGGACGAATATACGCCCGCCACGTACAACACCCCCGAATTCACCGAAGAGATGGCGGGCTTCCTGAAGACGCAGTTCGGCGAGGCGCGGTTGACTGCGATGCAGCCGGTGATGGGCGGCGAGGATTTCGGCCGCTTTTCCCGCGAACCGAACAAGGATGTGAAGAGCCTGATCATCTGGGTCGGCGGCGTCCCGCATGCCGAATATGACGCGGCGAAGAAGGAAGGCCGCACCCTGCCGAGCCTGCACTCGCCCTTCTGGGCACCCGAGGCGGACACGGTGATCTCGACCGCGACCGAGGCGCTGACGGGGATGGCGATGAAGCTGATGCCGAAGGGGTAG
- a CDS encoding serine hydrolase domain-containing protein, whose protein sequence is MTAFGRRSLLVGSAALIAGGAAPARAGTGAPCPDGKAGWVPSDALVEALPRLMRIAGVPGVAIAVVDRGRLAWSGSFGVKSILARDPVREDTLFEAASMTKPVFAYVVMRLADEKRLDLDTPLVAYRRPAYLGKDPNLERITARHVLEHSTGLPNWASEPLVTNSAPGSGYSYSGEAFIWLQLVVETITGTSLGSVMRAKLFDPAGMSRSSFGWDEEIARSAVFGHSEPPEGETTLPPQPTRELGDRLLRVATKWGKPIASWSFEDSMRAMQESDPKTPPSTHDLLVNSAGGLLMTASDYARFMILMMERRDRAGWEISDMARQAMLTPRIDVRGRDISRGLGWELEEAPAGRLFQHSGSNYGIFKTLGVGDAPNGRAIVVFTNGANGNVLAARIVREATGIDRLKSLI, encoded by the coding sequence ATGACGGCATTCGGGCGGCGTTCCCTGCTGGTCGGATCCGCCGCGCTGATCGCCGGCGGTGCAGCGCCTGCCCGCGCCGGGACGGGCGCGCCCTGTCCGGACGGCAAGGCCGGCTGGGTGCCGTCGGATGCGCTGGTCGAGGCGCTTCCGCGCCTCATGCGGATTGCGGGGGTGCCCGGCGTGGCCATCGCGGTCGTGGATCGCGGGCGGCTCGCCTGGAGCGGAAGCTTCGGCGTCAAGAGCATCCTCGCCCGCGACCCGGTACGCGAGGACACGTTGTTCGAGGCGGCTTCGATGACCAAGCCGGTCTTTGCCTATGTCGTGATGCGGTTGGCCGACGAGAAGCGCCTCGACCTCGACACACCGCTCGTCGCATATCGTCGCCCGGCCTATCTGGGCAAGGATCCGAATCTCGAGCGCATCACGGCGCGGCATGTGCTGGAGCATTCGACCGGTTTGCCCAACTGGGCGTCGGAGCCGCTCGTCACGAACAGCGCGCCCGGATCGGGCTACAGCTACTCCGGCGAGGCCTTCATCTGGCTCCAGCTGGTTGTCGAGACGATCACGGGAACGAGCCTTGGCAGCGTGATGCGGGCCAAGCTGTTCGATCCGGCCGGAATGTCCCGCAGCAGTTTCGGCTGGGACGAGGAGATCGCCCGATCGGCTGTGTTCGGCCATTCCGAGCCCCCGGAAGGCGAAACGACGCTTCCGCCCCAGCCGACGCGCGAGCTGGGCGACCGGCTGCTGCGGGTCGCCACGAAGTGGGGCAAGCCGATCGCATCGTGGAGTTTTGAAGATTCGATGCGCGCGATGCAGGAGAGCGACCCAAAGACGCCGCCGTCGACACACGATCTATTGGTCAATTCGGCCGGAGGTCTGCTGATGACCGCGTCCGACTATGCGAGGTTCATGATCCTCATGATGGAGCGGCGAGACCGGGCAGGCTGGGAGATCAGCGATATGGCGCGGCAGGCAATGCTCACCCCCCGGATCGACGTGCGCGGGCGCGACATTTCGCGCGGGCTGGGATGGGAACTCGAGGAAGCACCCGCGGGCCGGCTGTTCCAGCATAGCGGCAGCAATTACGGAATTTTCAAGACGCTGGGCGTCGGCGATGCCCCGAACGGGCGCGCGATCGTCGTCTTTACCAATGGCGCGAACGGCAATGTACTCGCGGCCCGGATCGTTCGCGAGGCAACGGGAATCGACCGACTGAAGTCGTTGATCTGA